DNA sequence from the Falco peregrinus isolate bFalPer1 chromosome 1, bFalPer1.pri, whole genome shotgun sequence genome:
CTGTTCCTACATCTTGATACGGGGTAGAGACTGCTCAGAAAGGGATACCACATCTATGTGGAAACATGGATACGTTAAGAAAGGTTAAGCGAGCAGACAGATACTGAGACTGGTTCTATCAACTAACACCTGCAATACACACCATACTACAACACCCACAAAAAGCTGGATAGAGCAGGAAAGGACAAAGATCACACCAGTTGGTCCTTTCTAGTGTCACTGGAAGCAATGGTGAGCATGTTTGTATCAACCAATTTATTGTCTAAGCTAGATGAGCTGAATGGATACAGGTGAGTTTAGGCGTTGGCCGTAATTAAGGATAATCAGCTCACTACCACTTAACTTCTAAATAAAAGGCATAGCATGAAAATTTTCATCTAGATGTTATTTGCATTAGCTTTATATCTTTaggttatgttttaaatttataGACAGCCTTTGTCATCAAGGAGAAAGGTCTTTCTAACCATGACAACGTGGGGGAACCAGGGTGGCTCTGTGATGAAGAAATGAGCACTAAGAGTTGGGAGtcacaggggaaagaaaaagcgTTAAGGAAAACAAACGTGAATTTTACAGGGGGGatagacatcttttttttttttttttgtgagaccTTCACAGAGGGACGAGCCAAATGAGATCAGGCTGTCACTGCTTTCCTAATTGCAAAGGTGGTGCCTCAAAAGGGGAGAAAATTCCCGCCAGCGATGTCCTGCAAAACACCCCCAGAAGCAACACACGAGAGCCCGTGCTCCCTTTAACGCTGATACACCTGATAACGGCCGGCACTTACTCGTAGCGATGTTAAACACTGATGTGGCGAGACAGCTTTTTCTACACGGGGGCCAGAGGCAAGCACTTTGGAAACTCGGCAGAGCGCCGCGCTCGGGGCAGAGCACCGGGAGGGGGGCCGGGCTGGCCCTGCCCAAGGTTACCGCCGGcgggccgggagcggcggggcgggggctgcccgccgGCGCCCCCCGGGGGGACGCGTGTGGACGTGGGGCCCGATCCGGGGCAGGTCGGTCCCGCCGGGCGGCCCCGGGAGGAGGGGCGAGCTTTGCTGCCGGCCGCGGCCCCCTCGCCGGGCCCGGCCTcagcggggctgccccgggcgcTGCCGACAGGGACGGGGACCGGTGCTCTCTTTCGGGGGTGAACGATCCGCCGCCGCTTCCCGGCCGGCAGCGAGCGGGTGCCCACCGGGCAGCGCTGCCCTCCCGCTTGCGCGCAGCGAAGCCTCGTTAAATAAGTAACGGCGGCGGCACGGCCGGCCCTGGCCCCGGGGAGCGGGGCTCCGCCGCGCTCCTCTCCGGTCCCCTCTCCCCGCGACGCAGCGGGGACGAACGCGCCGCCGACTACCTGTGCAACACCTCCGcaacacattttatttacaCGCAATGAACTCGGGGCATGGTACGTTATATACAGATATTTTCCCCCTCCGACAAGGCAGAGCTTGTGCAAGATTAGGAGCATCCTCTGGAGCGTATCCGACAGTCCACGGGAAACGTCCCCCCTGCCAGATATCAGCTGTCGGAGTCCAAGTCACTTTTCCCGTCCTCTTGCCTCTTCTCCGGGGACGTTTTGGACGCTTTATTccatttttgtgcattttctgACTCTTCAGAAGACGATCGCTTTTGCCTCCTCCACTTTGCCCGGCGGTTTTTGAACCAAACCTGTTACGTGCAGAAATCAAattattaggggaaaaaatgaaatatgcaaACCCGCCGAACGACACCCCGCCACACatcccccctcacccccccggCCGGCCGGAGCCCTGCCCCGCCCGGAGCCGCGCTGGGCCGGAGGGCGAGCGGCCGCTCGGGTGGGAAAGACTGAGCGCGTCCAGCAGCCACGGCCGCCTCTCCACATGTGCTCACAACCGTGCGATCGGCTCGGGCAGCCGCCCCCAGAAAGGCGCTGGGCaattcataataataataattttaaaaaaacaagaagaaCTTTCCCTCTCGCCGCCGCAAACGTGTTgctccccccgccgccagcccgccGCTGCCGGCGGAGCCGGGCTGGAGCCGCACGGAGGTACCTCCCGCCCGAGCGCGTCTAAATGCGAAAGGGAGAGAGTGGaagggggggagaagaaaatgaaatacctCCACTTTCTCCTCTCTTAAGTGCACCCTTCTGGCCAGCTGTTCCCTGGTGCCCACGTCTGGGTATTTCGTTTCCTGGAAGAGGTTTTCCAGCGCTTCCAGCTGCTCGTCAGTGAAGATAGTCCGATGCCGTCTTTTCCGCCTGCAGTGCAGCTGGTTCAGTAACTGCAGCTCGGTCCGGGACAAAGTGCCCACGTTCATGTAGGGCAACATCTGATGGGGAACAGGGGACATCAGGACTGACCCACTGCCCTCGTAACCTACGGACAGACAGATGAGACGACGACAGGCTTTGCATGAGATCGCTGCTcccccctacacacacaccctttgccGAAAAAGCCCCCACTCCCGCCGCCCACGGCCGCCAGCTCCCCGccaccccctcctgccccgcgGCTGCGGGAACAAAGAAAACCCGTCCGCCCCGTCCCACGCGGGGCCGCCTTACCTGCGGGGGGGACGCAGGAGCACTGCTGGGCCCCCAGGGGCGGCACGGCCCCGCAGCACGAAGGGCCCACGGGGGACGCAGGCACATGCAGCTGCCCGTAGTAGTAGTTGTTGTAGCCCAGCCGAGATCCGGTGACCGCCGGCGGCAGCGCGGAGGCGGGTGCCACCGCCCGGGAGTAAAATCCGCCGTAGTCGGAGGCGCTGCCGTAGAGCGAGTCCCCGTGGAGGCTGGGGAAGACGACGGGCGCGGCGCTCGGGGGCAGCAGCACCGAGTCCTTGCAGCGAGGTCTGGCCGCCAGGATATTGTCGATGCTGAACATGCTCACAGGCATGCCCCAAACCGTGccggggcagggcagcggggaccggccgggggggggggggggtgggagggagggagggagggtaGGTGGCGGCGGTTGCggtggaagggagggaggggggggttggggggggggggaaggctggagagaCACGAAATCGAAACTTTTCggagaaattttaaaaagggatCGGAGAGCAAAGAGCGGAGGTTTTTCCGAGGGCAGCTTGCGGGCAGAGTGTGCGTGTGTGCCTGTGCGCGTGTctgcgtgtgcgtgtgcgcaGGATCCACCCCTGGAACTTTCCCCCCTCAACTCTCGCCTGTTTACTGATCTCAGCCCAGAGGGCTGCTCGGAGTATAATCCATCTGAacctcttcccttttttataCCCAGGCGACGTCATCCTGGATTTAGTTCCTGGTAATATGCAGatgacaaacaaaaccagatttgattttttttttctcccccttttttggTGGGGAAGAGGTGGGGGTTACACAAAGGAGTGAAAGGAGCCCGGGTCTGTGTATTGAGAATTAATGAAATTAACGTAATCCTTTCCATTAGTGGGCTTTTTTGAAAGGCCCCAGATTTAGGCTTGATCTCTGCTGCACCGGCTAATTGCCCAGGTTAATCTTGTTAATGCCATTGTGCAGAAGTGGTTAGCAGCTCCTAGCCCTCTCTATTATGTACCTACTGTGCTCGTGTTAGTTCACGTTAGTGGGTGCGATTTCCTCTGTCTGAAGCTCAGATTCATTATTTATGTTTCGAATTGGTcgagaaacacttttttataaataaataaataaactgcGATACAACCGTGCAACTCTTCCCCCTCCAAGTATTTCTGTAGCAGGGTTTGAATCCTGCGTCCCCCGGCTCGGAGAACTGAAGGGGCACTGAGGGGTATGCGTTCCTCTGCTTTAAGCTTTAGGCAGTGAAGCAACAACGTCTTCACCGAGTaaatgaactatttttttttctctttttgctccATCACCTGACGTAAATGTACGCGTGAATGTGgtaaacagtttattttttttttaacagaagccCATCCAGACAGGTatcactttttgtttttaaacaagccAGGAGGTGGAAATTTTAAAGACCAGTGCCATCTCAAATCCCCGGGTCTGGTGGGTGTTCCGATTCGCTTCCGATCCATCCTGgtgccttttcctcctcttttttaaggaagaatctttccttttctagcTTAGAAAACAAAGCCTATAGAATTGCAGTGATACGGACAACTTTACATTTTGCATGTTCCGTGAATTTAAAATGGAGCAGCTTTAAATCCCTAAAACTCTTCCTATTAAGACGTTGGGCTCTCTTGGTAGCTGGCTTTTGTGATTTGCAGAATACTTCGTCTGTCACGACTGTCACTGGGAATCCACAGGAGGTGAACTGAATAAGATTAGACTATTTGCCCCATCAACCCTCCATCAAAGAAGGTAGGAAATTGTACgcatgaaatgaaaacaagcgATTAGGGTCCGTTTACGAGgaacacattatttttcctcaacAAAGAATACCCTCGTTAGCGTTTACTCGCACTTTATCTTTATCCGTCCTTTCCTCTGTATTCCAGGATTTAAAACCGCATTTGAGAATTATCTAAACCAAACCCCTATTTCTAGCTAAAGACTCGCATAAACGTTAAAGAAAAAGGATGCCAGGACCGAATCCTCACTTTATTGATACGTCGCGATGTGACTAATTACTGACATCGTTTCCTTTACTTCAATTTATTTGCCCATCACTTTCTTTCCGCCTTTGGCATTTAGACCCGAGCTCCGTGCAAATTTTGCGAATTTGATGTAAAGTGAAACTATTtgacagagggttttttttggtgctgtGAGATTTGGAGGGtttctgctgttgttgttttgagGTGTTCCTTTAATTTTTgattgtttatttgtttgtttggggggaaTTTGGGGCTGGTTTGCTGGGTGGTTTTGGTAAGTAATTCCCCGAGCGCAGCCCGGCCAGGCTGCACGCAGAGCGGCGCGCTGCTTAATTCCGCCATCGGGATGCCCGTTCACGTCCCCGGCGGCTCCGCGGCAGCGCGCGGTGGCATCTCTCCGGTGGCCTCTGCAGCCCCCGGCGGTGAGCGGGGCTTCGGGCGAGCCCGGC
Encoded proteins:
- the GSC gene encoding homeobox protein goosecoid, translating into MPVSMFSIDNILAARPRCKDSVLLPPSAAPVVFPSLHGDSLYGSASDYGGFYSRAVAPASALPPAVTGSRLGYNNYYYGQLHVPASPVGPSCCGAVPPLGAQQCSCVPPAGYEGSGSVLMSPVPHQMLPYMNVGTLSRTELQLLNQLHCRRKRRHRTIFTDEQLEALENLFQETKYPDVGTREQLARRVHLREEKVEVWFKNRRAKWRRQKRSSSEESENAQKWNKASKTSPEKRQEDGKSDLDSDS